From the genome of Cytobacillus luteolus, one region includes:
- the meaB gene encoding methylmalonyl Co-A mutase-associated GTPase MeaB produces MKNDRNRPEWVPKDKQDDISFTTNVMKGIEGDSNDGVPSHSRKFVKKHDRTVDEYVSGVLKNDRTILAQAITLVESNATKHLEKAQDVINELLPHVGKSIRIGITGVPGAGKSTFIEAFGKYLCEKGHRVAVLAVDPSSSVTGGSILGDKTRMEELSRDRRAFVRPSPSGGTLGGVNRKTRETILLCEAAGYDVILVETIGVGQSEVVVRSMVDFFLLLVLTGAGDELQGMKKGVMELADALLINKADGDNKQKAIATQAEYNRILHYLRPATVGWLTKAYTASALYGEGMDSLWKTILQFEAETKNSGTFEKRRQNQSREWIDAMIKDHLISSFFSDPTIKAKLPILEQDVLSGKQTVTKGVREILNFYERKTK; encoded by the coding sequence ATGAAAAATGATCGTAATCGACCTGAATGGGTGCCGAAGGACAAACAGGATGATATTTCGTTTACGACAAATGTAATGAAGGGCATAGAAGGGGACAGCAATGACGGTGTGCCTTCTCATTCCCGGAAGTTTGTAAAAAAACATGATCGTACCGTCGACGAATATGTTTCAGGTGTATTAAAAAATGATAGGACGATTTTGGCCCAAGCGATTACACTTGTCGAAAGCAATGCTACAAAACATTTAGAAAAAGCCCAAGATGTAATAAATGAGCTTCTTCCTCATGTAGGGAAATCAATCCGTATTGGTATTACAGGTGTTCCGGGTGCAGGTAAAAGTACTTTTATCGAGGCTTTTGGGAAATACTTGTGTGAAAAGGGTCATCGGGTAGCAGTTTTGGCGGTGGATCCTAGTAGTAGTGTAACAGGTGGTAGTATCTTGGGCGATAAAACTCGAATGGAAGAGCTTTCTAGAGATCGAAGGGCATTTGTACGTCCTTCTCCCTCTGGTGGCACCTTAGGTGGTGTGAATCGAAAGACAAGAGAAACTATCCTCCTTTGTGAAGCAGCAGGCTATGATGTGATTTTGGTGGAGACAATAGGTGTTGGACAAAGTGAAGTGGTTGTTCGAAGTATGGTAGACTTTTTTCTCTTATTGGTTTTAACAGGTGCAGGAGACGAGCTACAAGGGATGAAAAAAGGTGTAATGGAGCTAGCTGATGCACTGCTTATTAATAAAGCAGATGGAGACAATAAACAAAAGGCTATCGCCACACAAGCAGAGTATAATCGAATTCTCCATTACTTAAGGCCAGCTACTGTTGGGTGGCTTACAAAAGCCTACACTGCTTCAGCATTATATGGTGAAGGCATGGATAGTTTGTGGAAAACTATTCTACAGTTTGAAGCTGAAACAAAAAATAGTGGAACTTTTGAAAAGAGAAGACAAAACCAATCTAGAGAATGGATCGATGCAATGATAAAGGACCATTTAATATCTAGCTTCTTCTCAGACCCCACTATTAAGGCGAAGCTTCCTATCCTTGAACAAGATGTGTTGTCAGGTAAACAAACGGTAACTAAAGGTGTTAGAGAGATATTAAATTTTTATGAAAGAAAAACAAAGTAA
- a CDS encoding BrxA/BrxB family bacilliredoxin, with the protein MSMDFNLFMNDIVVQARKEIVAAGYDELKTPEEVEEVFNRKGTTLVMVNSVCGCAGGIARPAAAHSVHYDKRPDQLVTVFAGQDKAATEKARTYFEGYPPSSPSFALLKDGKILTMIERHEIEGHEPMAVINKLQDAFEKYCEEV; encoded by the coding sequence ATGAGTATGGATTTTAATCTTTTTATGAATGATATCGTCGTACAAGCACGTAAAGAAATCGTTGCTGCAGGTTATGACGAACTAAAAACTCCAGAAGAAGTGGAAGAAGTATTTAACCGTAAAGGAACAACACTTGTTATGGTAAACTCTGTATGCGGTTGTGCAGGAGGAATCGCTCGTCCTGCTGCAGCACATTCGGTTCATTATGACAAACGACCTGATCAATTAGTGACAGTTTTTGCTGGTCAAGACAAAGCTGCTACTGAAAAAGCAAGAACTTATTTTGAAGGGTATCCACCTTCATCTCCATCATTTGCATTACTAAAAGACGGCAAGATTCTTACAATGATTGAACGTCATGAAATTGAAGGTCACGAGCCAATGGCTGTTATTAATAAGCTACAAGATGCATTTGAAAAATATTGTGAAGAAGTTTAA
- a CDS encoding basic amino acid ABC transporter substrate-binding protein: MKKKNAILLLITSLIVGLLAACGSGASTSGDGEGKKVLVMGTSADFPPFETLDTNGEIVGFDIDLAKHIANELGYEIEIKDMSFDGLIGALQTKRIDFVASGMSATEKRKESVDFSIEYHRSGEMFVSLKDSGINSIEDLDGKKIGVQLGTIQEEGANKIAEQMELEVKTLNKVPDLIQELKSKRVDAVYLDKTVAEGYIKELDLAGFNDPNESTPGMAIAFPKGSEITESFNKVIKEMQENGELEKLEKKWLETE; the protein is encoded by the coding sequence ATGAAAAAGAAGAATGCAATACTATTATTAATTACTAGTTTGATTGTAGGTTTATTGGCAGCGTGTGGTTCTGGTGCTAGCACGTCAGGAGATGGAGAAGGCAAGAAAGTGTTAGTTATGGGAACATCTGCTGATTTTCCACCGTTTGAAACACTAGATACAAATGGTGAAATTGTTGGTTTTGATATTGATTTAGCTAAGCATATTGCAAACGAACTTGGCTATGAAATAGAGATTAAGGATATGAGTTTTGATGGTTTAATTGGAGCACTTCAAACAAAACGTATTGATTTTGTTGCTTCTGGTATGTCTGCAACTGAAAAACGTAAGGAAAGTGTAGATTTTTCAATTGAGTACCACCGTTCTGGAGAGATGTTTGTTAGTTTGAAAGATTCAGGTATTAACTCTATCGAAGATCTAGATGGGAAAAAGATTGGCGTTCAATTAGGAACGATCCAAGAAGAGGGAGCAAATAAAATTGCTGAACAAATGGAACTGGAAGTAAAAACCCTAAATAAGGTTCCAGACTTAATTCAAGAACTAAAATCTAAGCGTGTAGATGCTGTGTATTTAGATAAAACAGTTGCTGAAGGTTATATTAAAGAGTTAGATTTAGCAGGCTTTAATGACCCTAATGAAAGCACTCCAGGAATGGCAATTGCTTTTCCAAAAGGCAGTGAAATCACAGAGTCCTTCAATAAGGTAATTAAAGAGATGCAAGAAAACGGTGAGCTTGAGAAATTAGAAAAAAAATGGTTGGAAACAGAATAA
- a CDS encoding amino acid ABC transporter permease produces the protein MDLDFLRIVPSIPFILEGIGVTLLFVFVSALLGFFIGAILSLFKISNLSVLKWFAEAYTSVFRGTPLILQLMLIYFAIPQLTGYDIPMFLAGILAFGLNSGAYISEIIRAGIQAVDKGQQEAAAALAIPYKPMMKDIIMPQAMKNILPALMNEFITLTKESAIVSTIGLLDIMRRAQVVSANTYTAFEPLLFAGLIYYILVMILTLFGKALERRLRRSE, from the coding sequence ATGGATTTGGATTTTCTCCGAATCGTGCCTTCTATTCCTTTTATACTAGAGGGAATAGGTGTCACGTTATTATTTGTATTTGTATCAGCATTACTTGGTTTTTTTATTGGAGCAATTCTATCATTATTTAAAATTAGTAATCTTAGTGTTTTAAAATGGTTTGCAGAAGCCTATACATCTGTATTTCGAGGAACTCCATTAATACTCCAGCTTATGTTGATTTATTTTGCTATTCCTCAATTAACTGGTTATGATATTCCGATGTTTTTAGCAGGGATACTAGCATTCGGGTTAAATTCAGGGGCGTATATATCTGAAATTATTAGAGCGGGTATTCAAGCTGTAGATAAAGGTCAACAAGAAGCAGCTGCAGCACTAGCAATTCCGTATAAGCCGATGATGAAGGATATTATCATGCCACAGGCGATGAAAAATATATTACCGGCTTTGATGAATGAATTTATTACGCTAACAAAAGAATCGGCGATTGTTTCAACCATTGGACTATTAGATATTATGCGAAGAGCACAGGTGGTAAGTGCAAATACGTATACTGCGTTTGAACCACTTTTGTTCGCAGGATTGATTTATTATATTTTAGTCATGATTTTAACATTATTTGGGAAGGCTCTGGAACGGAGGTTACGAAGAAGTGAATAA
- a CDS encoding amino acid ABC transporter ATP-binding protein yields MTVNQLYKSFGKLEVLKGISTTVSKGEVIAIVGPSGSGKSTFLRCLNLLETPTKGQVWIGNHEITNPKVDIMNVRENVGMVFQHFHLFPHKTVIENIMYAPMTVKNQSKNEAETVAKHLLSQVGLLEKASEYPAKLSGGQKQRVAIARALAMAPEVMLFDEPTSALDPEMVKEVLEVMKSLANTGMTMAIVTHEMGFAREVADRVLFLDDGMLVEDSPPAEFFTAPKSQRAKEFLEKVL; encoded by the coding sequence ATTACGGTAAACCAGCTTTATAAATCATTTGGTAAATTAGAGGTTCTTAAGGGAATTTCTACAACAGTCTCAAAGGGAGAGGTAATTGCTATTGTTGGTCCCTCTGGTTCTGGGAAATCAACGTTTCTACGTTGCTTAAATTTGCTTGAAACACCGACAAAGGGGCAGGTTTGGATTGGTAATCATGAAATTACAAATCCAAAAGTAGATATAATGAATGTCCGGGAAAATGTAGGGATGGTTTTTCAACATTTTCACTTATTTCCTCATAAAACAGTTATTGAAAATATAATGTATGCTCCAATGACTGTAAAAAATCAATCTAAAAATGAGGCAGAAACAGTGGCTAAACACCTTTTATCACAGGTAGGCCTACTTGAAAAAGCTTCGGAATACCCGGCAAAATTATCGGGAGGTCAAAAGCAACGTGTTGCAATTGCTAGAGCATTGGCCATGGCACCAGAGGTTATGTTATTCGATGAACCAACATCTGCTTTAGATCCTGAAATGGTTAAAGAGGTATTAGAAGTAATGAAGTCTCTTGCAAATACTGGCATGACAATGGCAATTGTAACACATGAAATGGGGTTCGCCCGTGAGGTAGCTGATCGAGTATTATTCCTTGATGACGGGATGCTAGTTGAGGACTCACCGCCAGCTGAATTTTTTACTGCCCCAAAAAGCCAAAGAGCTAAAGAATTTTTAGAAAAAGTACTATAA
- a CDS encoding L,D-transpeptidase translates to MKLFLSLVIAVTLSPIWPLGQNPLIGDPYIIINKNTNELAYVNYGAIQEVYPIATGVTADLTPEGEYTITVKAKDPYYRKKDIIGGSKHNPLGTRWLGFDARKTEGRIYGIHGTNNEESIGKYVSNGCVRMHNKNVEELFNKIPLGTKVYIYAKDLNFDTVAKMKGAIR, encoded by the coding sequence ATGAAACTGTTTTTATCTCTGGTCATAGCTGTTACCTTGTCCCCTATTTGGCCATTAGGACAAAATCCTCTTATTGGAGACCCCTACATTATTATCAACAAAAACACAAATGAGTTAGCGTATGTTAATTACGGTGCAATTCAGGAAGTGTATCCCATTGCAACTGGTGTTACTGCTGATTTGACTCCTGAAGGTGAATACACAATTACTGTTAAAGCTAAGGATCCGTATTACAGAAAAAAAGACATTATTGGTGGTTCTAAGCACAATCCTCTCGGAACAAGATGGTTAGGTTTTGATGCTAGGAAAACGGAAGGAAGGATCTACGGAATTCATGGTACGAACAATGAAGAATCAATTGGAAAGTATGTATCCAATGGATGTGTGCGAATGCATAACAAAAACGTTGAGGAGCTATTTAATAAAATCCCACTTGGAACAAAAGTATATATCTACGCAAAGGATTTAAATTTTGATACAGTAGCAAAAATGAAAGGGGCAATACGATAA
- the prli42 gene encoding stressosome-associated protein Prli42 has translation MSRKTQKIVVYLMIGTMVITTLLAGASMWL, from the coding sequence ATGTCTCGTAAAACTCAAAAAATAGTAGTTTATTTAATGATTGGAACAATGGTGATTACAACATTATTAGCTGGAGCTAGTATGTGGCTATAG
- the mce gene encoding methylmalonyl-CoA epimerase translates to MIKKIDHIGIAVSNIEEQLPFYIETLKLTLEGIETVESQKVKVAFIKIGESKIELLEPISEESTIASFIKKRGEGIHHIALSVDSIEERIQQMKAEGIQMINETSKPGAGGAQIAFMHPKSTGNVLYELCEKKKKEEN, encoded by the coding sequence ATGATAAAAAAAATAGACCATATAGGAATTGCTGTTTCCAATATTGAGGAACAATTACCATTCTATATTGAAACACTAAAGCTGACTTTAGAAGGTATTGAGACAGTAGAATCCCAGAAAGTAAAAGTAGCATTTATAAAAATTGGTGAGTCGAAAATAGAGTTGCTAGAACCAATAAGCGAGGAGAGTACAATCGCTAGTTTTATAAAAAAACGTGGTGAAGGAATTCATCATATTGCCCTAAGTGTTGACTCAATTGAAGAAAGAATACAGCAAATGAAGGCTGAGGGCATACAAATGATTAATGAAACTTCAAAACCTGGAGCCGGTGGTGCTCAAATTGCCTTTATGCATCCAAAATCAACCGGCAATGTGCTTTATGAGCTTTGTGAAAAGAAGAAGAAGGAGGAGAATTAG
- a CDS encoding acyl-CoA carboxylase subunit beta translates to MIDIYEKINELYDRRREVELGGGDERIEKQHEKGKLTARERIELLVDEGTFVELNPFIEHRSRDFGLEGKKGPGDGVVTGYGKVNGRPIYLFSQDFTVFGGALGEMHAKKIANVMDLAAKNGAPFVGLNDSGGARIQEGVVSLDGYGHIFYRNAIYSGVIPQISVIMGPCAGGAVYSPAITDFVFMVEKTSQMFITGPKVIETVTGEKISSEDLGGAKVHNTISGNAHFSGQTEQEVIAEVRKLLSYLPQNNEEKAPRIETEGNDDYRPDLTDAIPFDALRPYDVRKVIEQVVDEKSFMEIHKDFAKNIVVGLARIKGEVVGLVCNQPKVLAGGLDIDSSDKASRFIRFCDSFNIPIITFEDVTGFFPGVKQEHGGIIRHGAKILYAYSEATVPKLTVILRKAYGGAYVALNSKSIGADLVFAWPNAEIAVMGPQGAANIIFAREIAESSDPEATRAQKIEEYREKFANPYVAASQGMVDDVIDPRETRIKIVQALEMLRNKKEDRPKKKHGNIPL, encoded by the coding sequence ATGATAGACATCTATGAAAAAATAAATGAACTATATGACCGTCGTAGAGAAGTTGAGTTAGGTGGCGGAGATGAGAGAATTGAAAAACAGCATGAAAAAGGTAAGCTAACTGCACGTGAACGAATTGAATTACTTGTAGATGAAGGGACATTTGTTGAACTTAATCCTTTTATAGAGCATCGTAGCCGCGATTTTGGTCTAGAGGGTAAAAAAGGCCCTGGAGATGGAGTCGTTACAGGCTATGGTAAAGTAAACGGACGTCCAATTTACTTATTTTCACAAGATTTCACTGTGTTTGGTGGAGCATTAGGGGAGATGCATGCCAAGAAAATAGCAAATGTTATGGACCTAGCTGCAAAAAATGGGGCACCTTTCGTTGGGTTAAATGACTCTGGTGGAGCTAGAATTCAAGAAGGTGTTGTTTCGTTAGATGGGTATGGTCATATCTTTTATCGTAACGCCATTTACTCAGGGGTTATTCCTCAAATATCCGTTATTATGGGCCCTTGTGCTGGAGGTGCTGTTTATTCTCCTGCCATCACTGACTTTGTATTTATGGTTGAAAAAACTAGCCAAATGTTTATCACAGGTCCTAAGGTAATTGAGACAGTTACTGGTGAAAAGATTAGCTCTGAGGATTTAGGAGGAGCAAAAGTACATAATACAATCAGTGGTAATGCACATTTTTCGGGGCAAACAGAGCAAGAAGTAATTGCTGAGGTTCGTAAGCTTCTAAGTTATTTACCACAAAACAATGAAGAAAAAGCACCGCGTATTGAAACAGAAGGCAATGATGATTATCGTCCAGACTTAACCGATGCAATTCCTTTCGATGCGCTTCGTCCTTATGACGTTCGAAAAGTAATAGAGCAGGTTGTTGACGAGAAAAGCTTTATGGAAATTCATAAAGACTTTGCAAAAAATATCGTCGTTGGGTTGGCTAGAATTAAAGGAGAAGTGGTTGGCCTAGTATGCAATCAGCCTAAGGTTTTAGCGGGTGGACTTGATATTGACTCTTCTGATAAGGCTTCAAGGTTTATTAGATTCTGTGACTCCTTTAATATTCCGATTATTACATTTGAAGATGTAACTGGCTTCTTCCCAGGTGTGAAACAAGAGCATGGTGGTATTATAAGACATGGAGCTAAGATCTTATACGCTTATTCAGAAGCTACTGTTCCAAAATTGACTGTTATTCTTAGAAAAGCGTACGGTGGAGCTTATGTTGCGCTTAATAGTAAATCAATTGGTGCTGATTTAGTTTTCGCGTGGCCTAACGCTGAAATTGCTGTTATGGGGCCTCAAGGGGCAGCCAATATTATTTTTGCTCGTGAAATTGCAGAAAGCAGTGATCCAGAAGCAACTCGTGCTCAAAAAATCGAAGAATACCGTGAGAAGTTTGCGAATCCATATGTTGCCGCAAGCCAAGGTATGGTAGATGACGTAATTGACCCACGCGAAACGCGTATTAAAATTGTCCAGGCATTAGAGATGCTCCGTAATAAAAAAGAGGATAGACCTAAAAAGAAACACGGCAACATTCCATTATAA
- a CDS encoding tripeptidase T, whose translation MVNQNRLIEEFLELVKVDSETKYEAEIAKVLKEKFSALGVEVFEDDTTGVTGHGAGNLICTLNGVKVGVDTIYFTSHMDTVVPGKGIKPSIQDGYIVTDGTTILGADDKAGLAAMLEAIKVLKENNIAHGTIQFIITVGEESGLVGAKALDPALLKAKFGYALDSDGKVGNIIVAAPTQAKVKATIHGKTAHAGVAPEKGVSAITIAAKAISRMPLGRIDEETTANIGRFEGGTQTNIVCDRVDILAEARSLVGEKMEAQVAKMKEAFETVAAEMGGRADVEITVMYPGFKYADGDHVVEVAKRAAEKIGRTSELQQSGGGSDANVIAGHGIPTVNLAIGYEEIHTTNERMPIEELVKTTELVVAIIEEVAK comes from the coding sequence ATGGTTAACCAAAATCGTCTTATTGAAGAGTTTTTAGAATTAGTAAAAGTAGATTCTGAAACAAAATATGAAGCTGAAATTGCAAAAGTACTAAAAGAGAAATTCTCTGCACTTGGCGTTGAAGTATTCGAGGATGACACGACTGGAGTAACAGGACATGGTGCAGGAAATCTAATTTGTACGTTAAATGGAGTAAAAGTGGGTGTAGATACAATCTATTTTACTTCTCATATGGATACAGTTGTACCTGGTAAAGGAATCAAACCTTCGATACAAGATGGTTATATCGTTACAGATGGAACGACAATTCTAGGTGCAGATGACAAAGCTGGTTTAGCTGCGATGTTAGAAGCAATCAAGGTTCTAAAAGAAAACAATATAGCTCATGGTACGATACAATTCATCATTACAGTTGGTGAAGAATCAGGATTAGTTGGTGCAAAGGCTCTTGACCCAGCACTTTTAAAAGCTAAATTCGGTTACGCTCTTGATAGCGATGGTAAAGTTGGAAATATCATCGTTGCAGCACCAACGCAAGCAAAGGTAAAAGCGACGATTCATGGAAAAACAGCTCATGCGGGAGTGGCTCCTGAAAAGGGTGTATCTGCGATTACGATTGCAGCAAAAGCTATTTCTAGAATGCCTCTAGGTAGAATAGACGAGGAAACTACAGCTAATATTGGACGCTTTGAAGGTGGCACTCAAACGAATATCGTGTGTGACCGAGTTGATATTTTGGCTGAAGCACGATCTTTAGTTGGAGAAAAAATGGAAGCACAAGTTGCTAAAATGAAAGAAGCGTTTGAAACGGTTGCTGCTGAAATGGGTGGACGTGCTGATGTTGAAATTACGGTGATGTATCCAGGATTTAAGTATGCAGATGGTGACCATGTAGTTGAAGTTGCTAAGCGCGCCGCTGAGAAAATCGGCAGAACTTCAGAGCTACAGCAAAGTGGTGGAGGCAGTGATGCTAACGTGATTGCTGGCCATGGCATACCAACCGTTAATCTAGCAATCGGTTATGAAGAAATTCATACAACGAATGAAAGAATGCCAATTGAAGAACTAGTAAAAACAACGGAATTAGTTGTTGCTATCATTGAAGAGGTTGCAAAGTAG
- a CDS encoding chemotaxis protein CheW, with amino-acid sequence MDERKVVVFQVGNEEYGIPVQNVISIERLQASTLIPQMPAYMKGVVTIREELIPVIDTGIILYEKATPESEKTRMIVTKTEDLSVGLIVDDAKEIIDIPEEKIKQLNLLAYQKTSYFLGVANLDNRLLTLLDPNNLFESLEGIKEVKDHMSSLV; translated from the coding sequence ATGGATGAGCGTAAGGTCGTTGTATTCCAAGTTGGGAATGAAGAGTATGGTATTCCAGTTCAAAATGTAATTTCAATTGAAAGGCTTCAAGCTTCTACATTAATTCCCCAAATGCCTGCTTATATGAAAGGTGTTGTAACAATTAGGGAAGAATTGATTCCGGTTATTGATACAGGAATTATTCTTTATGAAAAAGCTACCCCAGAATCCGAAAAGACAAGAATGATTGTTACTAAGACTGAGGATCTTTCAGTTGGCTTAATTGTTGATGATGCGAAGGAAATTATTGATATTCCTGAGGAAAAGATAAAGCAACTTAATCTATTAGCTTATCAAAAAACATCCTATTTCCTAGGTGTTGCTAATTTAGATAACCGATTATTAACTCTCTTAGACCCAAACAATCTATTCGAAAGCTTAGAGGGCATTAAAGAAGTTAAAGACCATATGAGTAGCTTAGTATAA
- a CDS encoding nuclease-related domain-containing protein, with translation MILKQRTKSNELKILRALDTRLKLLETEKNYYLNLEKGFKGEVEFDLLIEKSIPNETNIAINDFVYEINNTVFQVDSLLVSNNTIYLFEVKNFDGDYYIEKDRWYTSSDTEIKNPLQQLQRTETLLRRLLKELGFGGIVKPYLIFINPEFHLYNAPRNSQIIFPTQLNRFMYELSNKLMKTNSSDRKLSEKLLVLHLTESPYSRVPKYTYDQLTKGVYCRNCYTFISTPLVCSSCGEVEDHTTAIIRHTHEFNLLFPDDKITTKVIWEWCGQFMAKKTIHSVLSKSFKVNGYGKSRFFTIDRP, from the coding sequence TTGATACTAAAACAACGTACTAAGTCAAATGAGTTAAAAATTCTAAGGGCGTTAGATACTAGATTAAAGCTTTTAGAGACTGAAAAAAATTACTATTTGAATCTTGAAAAAGGATTTAAGGGGGAGGTAGAATTCGACTTATTGATCGAGAAAAGCATACCAAATGAGACTAATATAGCGATTAATGATTTCGTCTACGAAATAAATAACACCGTATTTCAAGTCGATTCATTATTAGTAAGTAATAACACCATTTACTTGTTTGAAGTTAAAAACTTTGATGGCGATTATTATATCGAGAAAGACCGGTGGTATACCTCTTCTGATACTGAAATTAAAAATCCCCTGCAACAGCTACAACGTACCGAAACTCTCTTGAGGCGCTTACTTAAGGAACTTGGATTTGGTGGAATTGTTAAACCTTATCTAATTTTTATCAATCCCGAATTTCACCTTTATAATGCTCCCCGCAACTCGCAAATTATTTTTCCAACACAATTAAACCGGTTTATGTACGAACTATCTAATAAGCTAATGAAAACAAACTCCTCAGACAGAAAACTTTCCGAAAAGCTTCTTGTACTCCATTTAACAGAGTCTCCTTATAGCCGTGTTCCAAAGTATACATATGATCAGCTTACAAAAGGAGTATATTGCAGAAACTGCTATACCTTCATTTCAACACCTCTAGTGTGTTCTAGTTGTGGAGAGGTAGAAGATCATACAACAGCAATTATTAGGCACACTCACGAGTTTAATTTACTTTTTCCCGATGATAAAATAACTACTAAAGTGATTTGGGAGTGGTGTGGACAGTTTATGGCAAAAAAGACTATTCACTCAGTACTCTCTAAAAGTTTTAAAGTGAATGGATATGGTAAATCCCGCTTTTTTACTATTGATCGTCCCTAG
- a CDS encoding DNA polymerase IV, producing MKQMYPKNGRVILHVDMNSFYASVEMAYDPELRGKPLAIAGNVEERRGIIITCSYEARAFGVKTTMPLWEAKRLCPQLLIKKPNFERYRKASLAMFEVLRTYTDLVEPVSVDEGYLDITDCYEQGSPIDIAKEIQDTLQKELLLPCSIGIAPNKFLAKMASDMKKPLGITILRKRDIKDKLWPLPVYEMHGVGKKTAEKLATINIHTIEDLAKGNEIQLKQLLGINGERIKQRANGIDQRPVDPDAISDFKSIGNSTTLPHDSTDPHEIMEVIKKLSESVGARIRRKDMLTNNVQLMIRYQDRSTITRSKKLENPINSDDAIFAAAARLLRLHWNEEPVRLLGVTAQELVEKGEAVKQLDLFSYETDAKQEPLLNVVEHLKKKFGQNIVSHGVKNNKTTSYRDNDHGTSFEKDFLADINKKDD from the coding sequence ATGAAGCAAATGTATCCAAAGAACGGTAGAGTGATACTCCATGTTGATATGAATAGTTTTTACGCTTCGGTTGAGATGGCCTATGATCCAGAACTCCGGGGGAAGCCGCTTGCAATTGCAGGAAACGTTGAAGAACGGCGAGGTATTATTATTACCTGCAGTTACGAAGCAAGAGCTTTTGGGGTAAAAACAACCATGCCTTTATGGGAAGCAAAACGCCTATGTCCACAGTTACTTATAAAAAAGCCGAATTTTGAAAGGTATAGGAAAGCATCGTTAGCAATGTTTGAGGTATTGCGGACCTATACGGATTTGGTGGAACCTGTCTCTGTAGATGAGGGATATCTAGACATCACTGATTGCTATGAACAAGGAAGTCCTATCGACATTGCCAAGGAAATACAAGATACACTTCAGAAAGAATTATTGCTTCCATGTAGTATTGGAATCGCTCCAAATAAGTTTTTAGCCAAAATGGCCTCTGATATGAAGAAACCATTGGGGATAACAATTTTACGCAAACGAGATATAAAAGATAAACTGTGGCCACTACCTGTTTATGAAATGCATGGTGTTGGTAAAAAAACAGCTGAGAAATTAGCAACCATTAATATACATACAATCGAGGATTTGGCTAAAGGGAACGAAATACAATTAAAGCAACTCCTCGGAATAAACGGTGAAAGAATCAAACAGAGAGCTAATGGGATTGATCAACGTCCTGTTGACCCAGATGCAATCTCTGATTTTAAAAGTATTGGAAATTCAACAACGCTTCCTCATGATTCAACAGATCCACATGAAATCATGGAAGTAATTAAAAAGCTATCTGAATCTGTTGGTGCTAGAATTAGAAGAAAAGATATGCTTACAAATAATGTTCAGTTAATGATACGATATCAGGATCGTTCAACGATCACACGAAGTAAAAAGTTAGAAAACCCGATTAACTCCGATGATGCTATCTTTGCGGCTGCGGCTAGGTTGCTAAGACTTCATTGGAATGAAGAACCTGTTCGTCTTCTTGGTGTTACTGCACAAGAGTTAGTTGAAAAAGGAGAAGCTGTTAAGCAACTTGACCTATTTTCCTATGAAACTGATGCGAAACAAGAGCCTTTGCTAAATGTGGTGGAGCATTTGAAGAAGAAGTTTGGGCAGAATATTGTAAGTCACGGGGTTAAAAACAACAAGACTACTTCTTATAGGGATAACGACCATGGAACAAGTTTTGAAAAGGACTTTTTGGCAGATATTAATAAAAAAGATGATTAA